The Humulus lupulus chromosome 3, drHumLupu1.1, whole genome shotgun sequence genome window below encodes:
- the LOC133825604 gene encoding uncharacterized protein LOC133825604, which yields MDKIMLFVVFNGRWNANNKYIDHEVKILMVEKDIKYVELVNKIYKELRLNERLISTNLIFDANMDTSKGMKIESDENLQAYLYLNKTVEELKKCPLIVEVEQRNQTISLPREASIPSALASNATSHSLTLTDPNTNTASTSKMKSASTQESNKFTEHGQEAQSPLHVLPNMEIEDIRLNCVFKNKTDLKHTLAKIAIKKHFQYRIQKSCSEAFWAKCIDENYGWYVRARSSKVSYYFRVIKYHKHHTCSLNHRNFENRQASAKVISSYFKEKFRDPGSTYRPRQIIRDMRDEHGVGVTYNKAWRAKTLAADDVRGSNEESYALLPSYLYMLQLANPGTITRVCKDEENRFKYMFIAFGASLDGWKQCRPVIVVDGTFLKTKCGGTLYAACVKDGNNQIFPLAFGIGYSENDNAWIWFFTRLKEAIGDRENLCIVSDRDKSIKNAVEQVYPDVYHGVCLYHLKQNLRTKFRGLHVHAIFETASRAYSAQEYYSAMAELQKISSEMTTYLLEAKPEKWARPFFPTKRYNILTSNIAESINAAIVHAREFPITSLIEAIREMLQRWLSTRKEAAINQFVEVTKWANDEMEIKLDVAFRMKVDAIDAMKSSVTYGDRVFVVDLEQHICTCNEFQLEGIPCAHAIATIESKYLDKYIFCSNWYKNSVLKETYAGSINPLPNKDDWSVPDEIIGDSMKAPKFKSKDYKDAMLYIFVALWTCG from the exons ATGGATAAGATAATGTTATTTGTAGTTTTTAACGGAAGATGGAATGCAAACAACAAATACATTGATCATGAAGTGAAAATATTGATGGTGGAAAAGGATATCAAGTATGTGGAATTGGTAAACAAGATATACAAAGAGCTCAgattgaatgaaagattgatttcaaCAAACTTGATTTTTGATGCAAATATGGATACAAGCAAAGGAATGAAGATAGAAAGTGATGAGAATTTACAAGCTTATCTATACTTGAACAAGACTGTGGAAGAGTTGAAAAAATGTCCTCTCATCGTTGAAGTAGAACAGAGAAATCAAACCATTTCTTTGCCAAGAGAAGCTAGCATTCCATCTGCTTTAGCAAGCAATGCAACAAGTCACAGTTTGACTCTCACAGACCCCAATACGAATACTGCAAGCACTAGCAAGATGAAGAGCGCCTCAACACAAGAATCCAACAAATTTACAGAACACGGGCAAGAAGCTCAATCACCTCTGCATGTGTTGCCGAATATGGAGATTGAAGACATAAGACTCAATTGTGTTTTCAAGAATAAGACTGATCTAAAACAtacacttgcgaaaatagccatcaagaaacACTTTCAGTACAGAATTCAAAAATCATGTTCAGAAGCATTTTGGGCAAAATGCATAGATGAGAATTATGGCTGGTATGTACGTGCAAGAAGCTCAAAAGTATCATACTACTTTCGAGTTATCAAATACCATAAACACCACACATGCTCCTTAAATCAcagaaattttgaaaatagacaaGCAAGTGCAAAAGTCATCAGTAGTTACTTCAAAGAGAAGTTTCGTGACCCAGGATCAACCTATCGACCAAGGCAAATAATAAGAGACATGAGAGATGAACATGGGGTAGGTGTAACATACAATAAAGCCTGGAGAGCAAAAACACTTGCAGCTGATGATGTTAGAGGGTCAAATGAGGAAAGTTATGCATTGTTGCCTTCATATTTGTATATGCTACAGTTGGCCAACCCAGGAACTATCACAAGAGTATGTAAAGATGAAGAAAATAg GTTTAAATACATGTTTATTGCTTTTGGGGCTTCATTAGATGGATGGAAGCAATGTAGACCAGTTATAGTGGTAGATGGAACATTTTTAAAGACGAAATGTGGAGGTACACTGTATGCAGCTTGTGTTAAAGATggaaacaatcaaatatttccgCTCGCCTTTGGAATTGGGTATTCAGAAAATGACAATGCATGGATATGGTTCTTTACAAGACTAAAAGAAGCAATAGGAGATCGAGAAAACTTGTgcatagtatctgacagggataAAAGCATCAAAAATGCAGTTGAACAAGTGTATCCTGATGTATATCATGGAGTTTGTCTTTATCATTTGAAGCAAAATCTAAGGACTAAGTTTAGGGGATTACATGTGCATGCCATATTTGAAACTGCTTCAAGAGCGTACTCAGCTCAAGAATATTATTCGGCCATGGCTGAATTACAGAAAATTAGCTCTGAAATGACCACTTATCTTTTGGAAGCAAAACCAGAAAAATGGGCTCGACCATTCTTTCCAACGAAAAGGTATAACATTCTTACAAGTAACATTGCCGAATCTATAAATGCAGCAATTGTGCATGCGAGAGAATTTCCTATAACGTCGTTAATAGAAGCTATAAGAGAGATGCTCCAAAGATGGCTTTCAACAAGAAAAGAAGCAGCAATCAACCAATTTGTTGAGGTGACAAAATGGGCAAATGATGAAATGGAGATCAAACTTGATGTGGCATTTCGAATGAAG GTAGATGCAATTGATGCAATGAAATCTAGTGTCACATATGGTGATCGAGTGTTTGTTGTCGACTTGGAACAACATATATGCACATGTAATGAATTTCAACTAGAGGGAATTCCATGTGCACATGCTATTGCAACAATTGAAAGCAAGTACTTGGACAAGTACATATTTTGCTCAAATTGGTATAAAAATTCTGTTTTGAAAGAGACATATGCAGGATCAATTAATCCTCTTCCAAATAAAGATGATTGGAGTGTCCCAGATGAAATTATAGGAGATAGCATGAAAGCTCcaaaattcaaa TCTAAAGACTATAAAGATGCAATGTTATACATATTTGTTGCGTTGTGGACTTGTGGATAA